Genomic segment of Shewanella sp. OMA3-2:
AATAAGTCAATGAATGCTGAAATTGAGCTGAAACTGCTCGTCTCTACCCAAGACCATGATTCATTCATAAAAACCCTTACTAAACTGTCCAATGTATCTTACTGTAAAAGTGACTTTTTATTTAATCATTATTTCGATACAAACACATTACAATTAGCCCAATGGGATATGGGCTTGCGCATCAGAGGTTCAAAAAGCTATCAAGAGCAAACCCTTAAAACTGCTGGTAGTGTCATAAATGGTCTTCATAGCCGCCCTGAATATAATGTTCTAACCGCTGAAAAAACACCCAACCTTCTTTTTATTTCCCGAGCATATTTGGCCAAAAGGTACTGTAGTCGCCGAGCTAAATTCTGCACTACTGGCTATTTTTGACACAAATTTTACACGGCAAACTTGGATAATAAACCTCAACCAAAGCAAAATTGAGGTTGCACTAGATAGCGGAGAGGTGATTACACCAGGAAAGCGTAGTGTAATAAGCGAGCTAGAGTTTGAGCTAATAGAAGGAGAAAGTGCAGATTTAATCTTATTAGGCTTAATGGTGGCTGAATATATTCCACTCAGATTAGGTCAGCAAAGTAAGGCATTAACTGGCTATTTATTATCAGGTCGAGTTCCTTATCAATTCAATACTACCTGGCCTACTGAGTTAGATAACCTGATAAATTTAGCCCATATTTGTCCAGAAACACTAAAGCCAGTACTCAAACCATTACTCCAAGCAGGACTCAAGCATTGGCTACAGCTAGAAAGCTATTTGGAATACATGACTAACCTGAGCGATAGCAAAAGCCATCCACAAGGTGATCAACACAATAAGCAATTGACCGACACCTCGACAAGGGCAGATCTCAACCCTAGTACCTTTGAGCAACTGTTACACTGCATAATGGTCATCAACCAATCTATGCTGCAGCACAAAGTGATCAGCGAATCATTAAACCAAGATATTCTGTCACTTATAGAATTAATCAATAGCCTAAGCATCGATTTAAAAACACGACAAAACGGCACGTTAGAATTAGCAGAACAAACGTACCCACCTTTAGCCTGTATAGAAAACCTTTGGCAACATAAAGGCTATGGCAAGCTGCAACTCGCCTTAATGCAGTACCTAATAGGCTGAAGCGCAACAGGCTAAAACCAAGGCTAAATTAAAGCTCAAATGTCTTTAATCTAACCCAGTAAGGTTTCTAAGCATTGTTGTTCAATGCCATAAAAAGCTTTAATGTCGGCTATTTGTTGCAATATCGCGCTGTTGTCGCGAGGTTGGGTGCGTTTTTGAGCCAAAATCATTTTATTCTTGCTAGTGTGTTCAAGTGAAATAAATTCAAACACTTGGGTATCATAGCCGTGGGCTTCAAGCAGTAATGCGCGCAGGCCATCGGTGACCATTTCAGCTTCCTGGCCTAAATGAATACCGTGTTGTAATAAAGGTGCTAGCAGAGTCGGGCTTTTCATTTGTGGACGAATTTGTTTATGACAACACGGCGAGCACATGATAATTTCGGCGCCTGTCTGAATCCCCATATGCAAAGCGTAGTCAGTGGCAATATCACACGCATGTAAAGCAATCATGATATTAATGCCCTGTGCTTTAAAATGTTGTACATCACCCTGTTCAAACTTAATCCCAGTTAACGCTAACTTGCTTGCGGTTTGATTACATAAATCAACCAACCCTTGTCGAAGCTCTACGCCAGTAACCTGAGTGCTTACTTGCAGCTTATCGATGAAATAGTCATGCACCGCAAAGGTTAAATACGCCTTACCTGAGCCAAAATCGGCAATATGCACTTCACTGCTGTTGGCAAGGCCAGTGTTATCTATTGCCCGCGACAGTACTTCAATAAACTTATTAATTTGCTTCCACTTACGCGACATAGCGGGAATAATTTCGCCGCTGGCATCAGTAATACCTAACTCGCGTAGATAAGGACGGTCTTGTTCAACAAAACGTTTTTTGGCACGGTTGTGCGGCGCAGCTTCGTTGTTATTTTCGCTATCTATGCCACTGGCTTCAACGGCTTTAGGGGCATTTTTATTACGGTATTTATTGATCAATACCTTGCCCTTCTTACTGATACTCAGTTGGACCTCCCACTCTTGGGTGATCAAGTGCGCATTTTGAAACTCGCTTTCAAGCCACTGCTGCCACAAGGCCTCAACCTCAGCCAGCTCAACATTTTTAGTGATGTGATTAGTGCGGTATTCATATAAACAAGATATCAACCGTTGGCCTTTTAGCTCAACTGGACGCATAGCAATACGCTTAAGCTCTTTATTGTCACCACAGTATTTTGAAAACACTAAACGTTGCAGCGTATTATCAGCTACAGCATGGGTACATTGTTGTACAAAGCCATTAAGTTCGAGGGTATTAACGTTCGACATTGAAATCTCGTTTACAGTAAATAATTTAAAGCTGCGCGGCACGCAAAGGGTGATAAATCATCACTCACAGCCTATTCAGATACCCTATTCTACACCATCTTGCGCAGACAACTCTTGTCTGGATAATATTTGCCTGTGGCCATCAAGTTATCTGTAATCAACCATGCTGCTTGATTTTAATCTTACCGGTATTTTAAAGGCGTCGTCTTTCCTATGTATCAGCATAAAAAGGCACTTTGCACACAGTTAAAATGCCTTTTAAATTAAGCTATACATAGCATCGTTATCCCATCACTTTTTAGTCAGAAATAACGACCAGCGATTAAGTTGTCTATGCTCGCTTGTGCGGTGGTAAATCACGTTTGTGTATCCACAAATACAACACGGGTAGCACCAGTAACGTCAACAGGGTTGATGACATAATACCGCCTATCACCACTGTGGCTAATGGCCGTTGCACCTCGGCGCCAGTGCCAACATTCAATGCCATCGGGATAAAACCAAGGCTGGCGACTAATGCTGTCATCAACACAGGTCTTAAGCGCAGCAAGGCACCCTCAATAATCGCGTGGCGTAAATCATTGGTTTCAGACCAGCGCTGACGAATAAATTCCACCATCACTAAACCGTTAAGCACGGCAACACCAGACAGCGCGATAAACCCCACACCTGCCGATAATGACAACGGCATATCACGTAGCCATAGCGATAGCACCCCGCCTGTTAACGCTAAGGGCACACCGCTGAAAATGACCAATGAATCTTTAACAGATGAAAACGCCATCATTAATAAGCCAAAAATAATCGCTAAGGTCACTGGTACTACAATGGAAAGTCGGTTGCTGGCAGATTCCAGTTGCTCAAAGGTGCCGCCGTAATCTAGCCAATAACCACTTGGTACGTCGACATCGCTGGCAATGCGCTGCTTGACCTCCGCAACAAAGCTGCCAAGATCGCGCGCTCGCACATTGACTGTCACCACTATGCTGCGTTTACCGTTTTCACGGCTGATTTGCGCTGGAGCGGGTTTATTTTCCAATGTAGCGACTTCACCTAATGGCACATAACCACCATTGGGTAGCGGTACAGGCAAATACTGTAGATTGTCAATATCAAGGCGCAGTGCTTCGGGTAAACGTACCACTAGTTCAAAGCGGCGATCGCCTTGATATAGTTGGCCGACGGTTTCGCCGCCAATACTGGTGGCAACTAAATCCTGTAGCGTTAATATGTTGAGTCCATAGCGCGATAACGCCATACGCTTAGGGATTATCGATAACATAGGTAAACCAGTGACTTGTTCGACACTGGTATCTGCCGCCCCTTCAATGCTACTCACCACAGCGCTAATGGCATTGGCCGTGGTGACTAATTGCGCCAACGAGTCACCAAATATTTTGATGCCTAAATCGGCGCGCACACCCGAAATCAACTCGTTAAAGCGCATTTGAATCGGCTGAGCAAACTCGTAGTTATTGCCCGGCAGTTCAAATAATGCGGCTTCTAATTCTTCAACTAACACATTTTTAGGTTTATCAGGATTAGGCCATTGATCGCGAGGTTTTAAAATCACAAAACTGTCGGCAATATTGGGCGGCATAGGATCGGTTGCCACATCGGGTGTACCGATTTTAGCAAAGGTTTTTGCTACTTCATCAAATTGCAACAAACGCTGCTCAACCTGTGATTGCATCTCAATGGCTTGCTCGATACCCGTGCCCGGAATGCGCATGGCATGCAAGGTGATATCGCCCTCATCTAGCTCAGGGACAAATTCTGAGCCCATTTGAGTTAACAACCAAATAGACACGCCCACCAGCGCAGCGGTAAAACACACCACAAGCTTGCGCCACTTAAGCACCCATTCTAATAACGGCCGATATAAAGACTTAGCGCCTTTAATCACGATACTTTCTTTTTCACTGATTTTTCCGCGTAGAAAAATCGCCACAGCAGCGGGCACTAGAGTGATAGAAAGCACCATTGCCGCCAATAAGGCCATAATGACGGTAATTGCCATCGGGTGGAACATTTTGCCCTCAACACCCGATAAACTGAAAATAGGGATATACACCACAGTGATAATGGCCACGCCAAATAAGCTGGGGCGGATCACTTCTATCGTCGCTTCATACACTAATTGTAAGCGCTGGCGTAAATCTAATAATCCGCCATATTGTTGCTGTGCATAGGATAAACGCCGCACACAGTTATCGACTATGATCACCGCACCATCGACGATTAAGCCAAAATCCAGCGCGCCTAAACTCATCAAATTTGCTGAAACACCGGTTTGCACCATGCCAGTAATGGTAACGAGCATCGACAGCGGGATCACGGCGGCGGTGATTAAGGCAGCGCGAAAACTCCCTAGCAGTAAAAACAACACCACAACTACCAGTAAAGCACCTTCTAACAGGTTGGTTTTAACCGTATCTATGGTTTTATCAACCAAGGTAGTGCGGTTATACACCACATCAACAATTACGCCAGCGGGCAGTGATGGCTTAATGGCCTCAAGTTTAGCGGCAGCGGCCTGCGAAACAGTGCGTGAGTTTTCACCAATTAACATCATTGCCATGCCAAGCACGCTTTCTTTACCATCACGGGTCGCAGCGCCGGTGCGCAGCTCTTTGCCGATAGCCACCTCAGCCACATCGCGGATTAAAATCGGCTCAGAGCCATTAAGCCCGACCACAATCTGCTCAATATCGGTCATCGATTCCAGTTGCCCGGTGATCGCACTAATAGTTGCTGGCCGTTCTTTTCAATATAACCCGCGCCGCGGTTGCTGTTATTGGCTCGCAGTGCATCAGCCACTTGCTCCATCGACATACCGTATTGCAGCAACAGCCTAGGATCAGGTAACACATGGTATTGCTTGTTAAAGCCGCCAAAGGTATTTACCTCAACAATGCCTGACACTTGGGCAAGTTGCGGCTTAATAATCCACTCTTGAATTTCACGTAAGGCGATAGCATCAATAGGCGCGCCATCGGCCTGCGTCGCGCCCGCCTGTGCTGCTAACGTGTACATAAATATTTCACTAAGACCTGTCGCAATCGGCCCCATTGTTGGCTCAAGCCCTTGAGGTAATTGGGCTTTAATCGACCCAAGGCGTTCATTAATTAAGTTACGAGCAAAATAGATATCGGTGCCATCTTCAAATACCACTGTGACTTGCGATAAGCCATAGCGGGAAATCGAGCGCGTATAACTAAGGTGCGGCAAGCCATAGAGTGCGGTTTCGACTGGAAAAGTGATCCTTTGCTCAGTTTCTAACGGCGAGTACCCTGCCGCTTCAGTGTTAATTTGAACCTGCACATTGGTGATGTCGGGGACGGCATCTATGGGTAAGCGCTGATAACTCCACAATCCCGCCGCAACCAGCAGCAAGATCAGGCTCATCATTAAAAAGCGTCGCTCGATGGAGAAACGGACAATATTTTCAAACATAATGTTTCTCCTTAATGATGGTGCGCCGCGGCAGATTTTTCGATATCAGCTTTGATCAAATAGCTGTTTTCAAACACGTATTGCTCACCCACTTCAAGGCCTGATAGCACTTGAGTGTGGTTATCGTCACTGTGCCCTAAAATGACGGGCCTTAGCTCGTAACGGTCGCCTTCTTTAACAAAAACAACGTCTTGATTCTCCATATTGTGTAGCGCGTGATTCGCCACCACCAAAGGGACATCAAGGTGGGCAATTTCAATGTTGGCAGCCAGCATATCGTTAGGGGAAAATGTACCTGTGGCATTGTTGATTGGTACACGGGCAATGATCGCGGTATCGCTATTCATTGGCGGCAGTATATGTGTAATCGAGCCTTGATATGAGTTGCCACCTCCCTGCAATATGACTGCTTGGCCGACTTTTACTTGCGAGCGGACTGAAGGAAATATTTGGATTTCCGCCCATAACGTTGCGGTATTAGTGATCAACAATAAGGGCGCATTGTGAGTGGTTTCACTCACATTGACATATCGACCTTGCACCATACCGCTAATGGGTGCTAACAAGGTATAGGTTTGTAAGCTGTCATTCGATTCGACTTGCGCTAAACGCTGACCTTTTTCAACCTTATCGCCAATATTGACATAAAGATTGGTCACTACACCAGGAAAACGCGCAGTGATATTGGCGATATTATCCGCCGCGAGTGTCAGTCTGCCATAGGCTTTAACGGTTTGAGTTATGGTGCCTGCTGCCGCTGGCGTTGTTTTTATACTGACTGTTTCAGCTATTTGTGCCGCAATAGTCACATGATTGATTTCATGCTCATCGTGATCATCATCACCATGCTTATCCTCATCGTCGTGATCCTTATTTTCGTCGTGTGTATCACCCTCATCATGCTGCGCATGTTTTTTTTGTTCTGACTGTGGCTCATGACCGTGATCGTTAGATGACCAAGCTTGACTTGAAAAGGCGAAAAAAAGCCATAGGGGAAAAAGTAACTGTTTCATATTAATGATATTTCCATTTGTATTACATTAATGGCAAAGCACGGATTAATCTTGCTCTAATGCTTGGGCAGTAAGTTGTTCAATCAAGGCTTGGTTTAACAGCACTGAAGTTGCGGCTTCTATCAAGGCTAAACGGGCATTAAGCAGTTCTTGTTGGGCAGACACCCAATCGGCATAACGATAAGCCCCTTTTTGATAGGCTTTTTGGGTATGAGTAAGCGATTCAGACAAAATGGGGATTATCTCTTCTCTTAGGTGTGTAACGGCCTCAAATTGCTGCTGACGACTTGAATAGGCTTTAAATAACCGCACACGTAAAGCCAATAAAGCCGCGTCTTTTTGTGCGCTGACCTGATTTATCGCCGAATTTGCCGCTTGTACATTGCCACTATTACGCTGCCCAGCAAATAACGGCATCGAAAACCCTAATGTCAGCGCGTTATCGCCAGAAACCTCAAAGTGTTTAACGCCTATCTGCCAACGAATATCGCTACTAGACTGACTGCGAGCCAATTGCCATTCAGCTTCACGAACGCGCTGCTCATTGGCATACACTTCAATCGCTGGGGTTGTTTCTATGCGCTGATAAAGTGCTTCAAAAGACTCAACCGATTTAAACGCAAACAGATCGCCACTTAATGACAAGAAATCAGGCTGATATGAGCCCCAATAGCTCGCCAATATCACTTTACTACTGTTATAACGCGATGCTAATTCCGCCGCATTTAAGCGCGCATTCGCCAGTGCGGCTTTGGCTCGTAGTCCATCCGCTTGAGACGCTGAACCTTGACGAACCCGCTGATTAACCTGTTGGTATGTTGCCTGCGCTAACGCAATAGCACTTTCGGCAAGCTGCTGTTTTTCTTGTAAAGAAAGTGTAGTGATAAAGGTTTGCGTGACTTCGCCTAATAAATCTAAGCCAGCGGCTTTTTTCTGCGCTTCAACGTGGGCAAAACTAGTATCAACAACCGTAGTACGCGCTAACCGTTTATCACCTAACTCAATAAATGATGATAAGGCTAATGTCAGCTCAACGGC
This window contains:
- a CDS encoding efflux RND transporter periplasmic adaptor subunit, encoding MKQLLFPLWLFFAFSSQAWSSNDHGHEPQSEQKKHAQHDEGDTHDENKDHDDEDKHGDDDHDEHEINHVTIAAQIAETVSIKTTPAAAGTITQTVKAYGRLTLAADNIANITARFPGVVTNLYVNIGDKVEKGQRLAQVESNDSLQTYTLLAPISGMVQGRYVNVSETTHNAPLLLITNTATLWAEIQIFPSVRSQVKVGQAVILQGGGNSYQGSITHILPPMNSDTAIIARVPINNATGTFSPNDMLAANIEIAHLDVPLVVANHALHNMENQDVVFVKEGDRYELRPVILGHSDDNHTQVLSGLEVGEQYVFENSYLIKADIEKSAAAHHH
- a CDS encoding CYTH domain-containing protein, which encodes MNAEIELKLLVSTQDHDSFIKTLTKLSNVSYCKSDFLFNHYFDTNTLQLAQWDMGLRIRGSKSYQEQTLKTAGSVINGLHSRPEYNVLTAEKTPNLLFISRAYLAKRYCSRRAKFCTTGYF
- a CDS encoding class I SAM-dependent methyltransferase; the encoded protein is MSNVNTLELNGFVQQCTHAVADNTLQRLVFSKYCGDNKELKRIAMRPVELKGQRLISCLYEYRTNHITKNVELAEVEALWQQWLESEFQNAHLITQEWEVQLSISKKGKVLINKYRNKNAPKAVEASGIDSENNNEAAPHNRAKKRFVEQDRPYLRELGITDASGEIIPAMSRKWKQINKFIEVLSRAIDNTGLANSSEVHIADFGSGKAYLTFAVHDYFIDKLQVSTQVTGVELRQGLVDLCNQTASKLALTGIKFEQGDVQHFKAQGINIMIALHACDIATDYALHMGIQTGAEIIMCSPCCHKQIRPQMKSPTLLAPLLQHGIHLGQEAEMVTDGLRALLLEAHGYDTQVFEFISLEHTSKNKMILAQKRTQPRDNSAILQQIADIKAFYGIEQQCLETLLG
- a CDS encoding TolC family protein, producing the protein MLNNIHRLRRYKCYLCSALLLLSFASIGGVNAKVSEPLTLEKAAQLTLSRHPQLQVFQWRNQALAGQRLSVDQSPSYDIGFEAENVLGTGEYSGVDAVELTLALSSFIELGDKRLARTTVVDTSFAHVEAQKKAAGLDLLGEVTQTFITTLSLQEKQQLAESAIALAQATYQQVNQRVRQGSASQADGLRAKAALANARLNAAELASRYNSSKVILASYWGSYQPDFLSLSGDLFAFKSVESFEALYQRIETTPAIEVYANEQRVREAEWQLARSQSSSDIRWQIGVKHFEVSGDNALTLGFSMPLFAGQRNSGNVQAANSAINQVSAQKDAALLALRVRLFKAYSSRQQQFEAVTHLREEIIPILSESLTHTQKAYQKGAYRYADWVSAQQELLNARLALIEAATSVLLNQALIEQLTAQALEQD